The nucleotide window GGATTACTTTGAGTAGTACTATTAAATCTTTATTTATTTTAGCTATTTTACCAATAGCTCTTTTTGCTGAAGGGAAAGATAATGCTATAACTTATGGTGCATTAACCTTGCTTCCGCCTCTGGTTGCAATTGTTTTAGCCTTTGTTACTAGAAATGTTATTTTTTCACTTTTTATGGGGATATTTACTGGAACATTTATGGCAAATATCAGTGGTGCAAATATTTTTGCAACTTTTTTTAGTGCCTTTGTTGATATGTCTGGAAAAATGGTTGGTTCTATGGCAGATTCTTGGAATGCAGGTATTATTATGCAGGTACTTACTATTGGTGGTATGATTGCAGTTATAACTAAAATGGGTGGTCCTAGAGCAATTGCTGAAAAACTAGCCCAAAGAGCAAAAACTCCTGCTACTGCACAGTTTTACACTTGGTTACTTGGATTTTTTATTTTCTTTGATGATTATGCAAACTCTTTAGTTGTCGGTCCAATTATGAGACCAGTAACAGATAAACTTAAAATTGCAAGAGAAAAATTAGCCTTTATTATTGACTCTACTGCTGCTCCTATTGCAGGGTTAGCATTAATTTCAACATGGGTTGGTTATGAACTTTCTTTAATCAAAGATGCTTATGAAACAATAGGTCAACCAGAAGTAAATGCCTTCGCAGTTTTTGTTGAGACTCTTCCATATAGATTTTATAATATTTTGATGTTAGCTTTTGTTTTTATCTCTGCACTTTCATTAAGAGAGTTTGGTCCTATGCATACAGCTGCTAAAAGAGCTTTTGAAAAAGGTGAATTAACTGACCCTAAAACAGATTCAACACTAATGAATCAAGAGAACTCTTTTATGATGCCAAAAGATGGAGTTAAGTACTCTATTTTTAATGCAATTATTCCAATAGCAGTTTTAATTGTAGTTGCAATTGTTGGTTTCTATATGAATGGTGTTAGTGGATTAGAGGGAGATACTTTAAAAGCAGTTCAAGCTGATCCATACTCTTTTGCTTCAATTAGAGAAGCATTTGGTGCAGCTGATGCTTCAATTGTTATTTTTGAAGCTGCGTTATTAGCTTCATTAGTTGCAATTGGTATGGGATTAAAACAAAAAGTATTTTCTTTACATGAAGCAATTGAAACTTGGGTTTATGGTGCAAAAGCCCTTGTAATTACAGCTGTAATTTTAATTCTTGCTTGGTCTTTATCTGCTGTTATGAAAGAGCTTGGTACGGCGCAGTACCTTGTAACAATGTTATCTGATTCTACACCTCAGTTTATTTTACCAACTATTATTTTTATACTTGGTTCTATTATCTCATTTTCAACTGGAACTTCATATGGAACAATGGGGATTTTAATGCCTTTAACTATTCCATTAGCAAGTGCAATTGGAATTCATACAGGATTAGAAGGAACTGAATTACATAGTTACATTGTATTAAATGTTGGTGCAGTTTTAACAGGTGCTATTTTTGGGGATCATTGTTCGCCAATCTCTGATACATCTATCTTATCATCTATGGCATCTTCGTGTAATCATATGGATCATATCTCTACGCAGTTACCATATGCACTTTTCATAGGTTTTGTAGCAATTGTTTGTGGATATTTACCAGCAGCATTTGGTGTACCAGTATATTTATTGTTACCACTTGGATTAGTAATTATTTATTTAGTAATAAGATTCTACGGAAAACCTTACATGAATAACTAATAAAAAAGAGGGAAACCTCTTTTTTATATTCTGTTTAAAAGCTTATCAAGTAAGTTTGTACTTAATACTCTTTTTGCAAAACCTAAAATATGAGTTGCTTTTGTAACATAGTATCTTGGTTTTGGTTTTTGTGTCTGCATAATTTTTAATACAACATTTGCAACTGAGGTTGCTGGTAGATTAAAAGGTGTTGTATCTTTATCATTTTCAAGTCTTTTCTTTAATTCTTGTTTATATGTTGGTGTAAAAAAGCTATTTTCTATATCTACATTTTGATTAAACTTTTTAAGAGCATTTTCTCTAAATTTTGAAGTAACTGGACCTGTGTTTATTGTAGAGATATAAATATTGCTATGGCTAACTTCTTGTCTCATAGTGTCAGCAAGTCCTTCAATAGCATATTTAGAAGCGTTGTATGCTCCTCTAAATTTAAGTGAAATAATTCCTAACACAGAAGAGTGCTGAATAACTTTTCCAAAGCCTTGTTTTCTAAAGATTTTCATAGCCTGAATAGTAGCTTCATGTAGTCCAAAAAGGTTTGTTTCAAACTGTTCTTTAAGCGTTTCAGTACTGATATCTTCAACAGCTCCTGGCTGTCCATATCCAGCATTATTAAAAATAGCATCTAGTTTTTCATCTTTTTTTAAAATATATTCTAAAGCTTTACTAATATCTTCTTTGATAGTCACATCTACTTTTAGTGCATCAAAACCTAGTTCTACTAGTTTTTGTACATCTTCTTCTTTTCTAGCACTTGCATAGACTTTGTAGCCGTTTTCTTTTAAAGTAAGTGCTGTTTGAAATCCTATTCCAGTGGAACATCCTGTTATAAAAATATTTTGCATTTATTGTCCAATTTATTTTCTATTTTTTTTAAGATGGTATTATAACAAAAGAAAAAGACTGGAAGATTAATGCAAAGTATAAAAGAGATTTTAGATAAAGAAGTATGTAGTAGAAATAATAATTGTGAGCTTTCATATGAAAGACCAGACCCACTTTTAGTAGCAAGTAGGTACCAAGATGAATATATAATACTTTTATGTGCTTTATTTGGTTATGGAAAAGCTTCATTGATAGTAAAATTTTTAGATAGTTTAAACTTTGATTTACTAAATGAAAAAGAAGAAGTTATAGAAAAAGAGTTGGATAAGTTTTATTATAGATTTCAAAATAATGAAGATGTTAAAACTATATTTAAAACTTTTAGACGTATGAAACAAGAAGATAGTTTAAAAAATATTTTTCTTGAAACTTACAAAAAAGACAATGATATTTTAGAATCTCTTGATAGCCTTATTTTACGAATACATAAAGTAGCAAATTATACCTCGCAAGGTATGACTTTTTTAGTATCAAGTCCATTAAAAAGAAAAAGCCAAGGAGATATAAAACATATAGGAAATGCTCCATATAAAAGATGGATGATGTATTTAAGATGGATGGTTCGAAGTGATAATTTAGATTTAGGATTATGGAAAGAAGTTGATAAAAAAGATTTAATCCTTCCCCTTGATACACACACTTTTAAAGTATCACAAAAACTTGGATTACTTGATAGGAAAACTTATGATTTAAAATCAGCTATTTTAATAACTGAAAAGTTAAGAGAGTTTGATATTATCGACCCTATAAAATATGATTTTGCTTTATATAGAATTGGTCAGGAGAAGATTATTTATTAATCTATTTGATTCAAGAATCTTTGAAAGAGGTATTTTATTTTCTTTTATTAATTCATATGTTGTGTTAACTATTGTTTCAAGTCTTGTATTTCCAAGTTGATTTCCAAATACTAAAATATTAACACCAGAGTTAATAGCTAGTTCTAATGTTTGTTTTAGCGTATAGTGATTGCTTATGGCTTTCATTTGTAAATCATCACTTACAATTAAACCTTTGAAGTTAAGCCTTTCTCTTAGAAGTTTAGTATTTATATTATAAGATAAAGTTGCAGGATAATTTTTATCAAGTTGTTTATTGAAAACATGGGCTGTCATTATAAAATCCACTTTGTCTTTATTTATTAGATTTTTATATGGAGTTAATTCTTCTTTATTCCAAGTATTTGAAATATCTACAAAACCTTTGTGAGAATCAGCTTTTGAGGAACCATGTCCTGGAAAGTGTTTTAATACAGAAAAAATACTATTTTTCTTTTGTTCTTCTATAAATATTTGTGCTATTTTTGAAACTTCTTTACTATCTTTTGAATATGACCTTTCAAGTTTATTTATTACATAGTTGTCTTTATTTATGTTCAAGTCAACAACTGGTGCAAAGTTTAGATTAAAGCCATACTCTTTTAACTCAGCTGCTAACTTTGAGTAGATAGTTTTTATTTCATTTTCCGGTTTTTTAGCAATCTCTTTTGCACTAGGGTAAGAAGTAAAACCATTATTTTTATTGAGTCTTTGAACTTTTCCACCTTCTTGGTCAATAGAAATAAACATTTTATAATCAGAATAGTTTTGAATACTTGAAGTTAAAGCTTTTAGTTGAGTAGGGTTTTTTATATTTTTTATTTTCTTTGTTTTATATTTTTTACTAAATAATATTACTCCACCAAGATTGTATTGTTTTATGTCATTTTTTAGTTGAGTGTTTAAAGAGAAACTATCAAAACCTAAGATGATAGTTCTTCCTATAAGTTTTTTTATCTCTTCTGCTTTGTAGTTTTCTTTCGCACTTACAGAAGAGAATAAAAAAGAAAATACTAAAAGAAGTTTAAATAACTGTACCATCTTCAATAATAATCTTATTTCTTCCACCTTCTTTTGCTTGATAAAGTAGCATATCTGCTTTTTGAATAGCATTTTCATATGAAGAGTGGTTATTTCTGATTGCAACACCAGCTGAGAATGTTACATGAATTTTTTCTTGTTTATAAATAAAGTCATTATCATTGATAATTGTTTTAATTCTCTTTAGATACTTAAGAAGTTCTCTTTTTAGATTGAAGTGAACAATAGCAACAAACTCTTCTCCACCATATCTTCCTACAATATCAAATTCTCTTGTATTTTTATTTAAAACTTTTGCAAAAGTAGAAAGTATAATATCTCCTGCTTGGTGTCCATGATTATCATTTATTTTTTTGAAGTGATCTAAATCAAAGAATATAATTGCAAATTGAGTATTGTTTCTGTCAAACTGGCTTTCGATTTTTTTGATTGCCTCTTCATAAGCTCCTCTTGTTAAAACGCCAGTTAAGTGGTCTTTTGCACTTTGTTCTCTTGTTCTATCAAGTTCTTCTTCAAGTTTTTTTATTTTTTGCTCTAGGGATTCAACTTCTGATTTACCAGAAGAGAGTTTTTCTCCTACATGAGACATTTCACTTTCTATTGTAAGTGCAGCATCAATAAGTTTTGTTTGAAGCTCTGATAATTCTTCAAAACCAGTTGATTTTTGCATATCTATAGACTCAATTTGTGTTTTGATATTAGAAACTTCTTTTGAACCTTTTCCACTACTATGAATAGCATCATTAAAGTATTGTCCCATAAGAGTTAATAATTTTGCTATATCAGAAGTTTTTTGTTTAACTACTTTTTTATCAGCTTCAAATCTTTTTGTAATAAATTCTTGCATCTCTTTTTGAATATCTTCTTCAAATAAAAGTGCAGGGGAGTTACCTATTTTAATAGAGAAGTTTTTTAGGTTTTCATCTACATCAATACTAATTGAAGGAGTAACTGCTTCTTGGAATAGTTTTGCTAAAGAATTTACATTGTCTTTTGAAACTCTATTAAGTAAAATAGGAATCATATCTTCAAAAGTTTGAATACCTTTTGATTGGATTTCTATTTGTTCATTTTTACTAAGTTTACTTATTAGTTCTTTAAACTGTTCGCACTCTTTAACTGAGAACTTGTAAGTTTTAGAAACATTACAAAACTCTTTATGATATTCATTTGGTGTAGCATCAAGACCTTTTTTCTTTATATTTATTAAGGTTTCTTTTACTATGCTATTTATATTTCTTTCCATAATTACTATTCCTAGTTTTAGTATCTAAAAGTTTTATGCTAATAGTTTCTTTGTCATTTCATTAATTCTTTTTCCATCTGCAACACCAGCAAGTTTTTTTGAAGCAGTTCCCATAACTTTCCCCATATCTTTAACTGTTGTTGCACCAACTTCAGCAATGATTTCTTTCATTGAACTTTCAAGTTCTTCATCTGATAATTGTTTTGGCATATACTCTTTGAAAATATCTACTTGTTCTTGTTCTTTTGCAACTAAATCATCTCTTGAAGCTTCTTTATATTGTGCAATAGATTCTTCTCTTTGCTTAATTCCTTTTTGAATAAGTTTTAAAACATCTTCATCTGATAATTCTTTTCTTTCATCTACTTCAATCTGTTTTATCATTGTATTTATAGCTCTAATTGAATCTCTTTTTACTATGTTTTTTTCTCTCATAGCTAACTTTAAATCATCTTTTAATTTTTGTTTTAAACTCATAAAATTTCCTTATCAATTATTTATATTTCATTATATCTTAACTATTTTAAACTAATTGTTAAAACTCTCGACAAGCTCTTCTAGCTCTAAAAATCTTTCAACTTTTTGTTCATAAAGTTCTTCTATTTCTTCTAGCTCTTTTGAAACAGCAACAATTCCTTTTTGCTCATAACAAGAGGGTGTTGCAAGGCATTCATTTATTTGTTCAATTTTTTCTTCAAGCTCTTCTATGTCTTTTGGTAAAGAATCATAGTCTCTTTGATCTTTATATGAAAGTTTTGTTTGCTTTTTTTCTTTGTTAGTTAATTTTATATTAGATGAGTTGTTGTCTTGTTTTGAACTCTCTTTTTCTAAAGAATCAAGTTCTTTTAACTCTTTTTCTATTTCTAAATACTCTGTATAAGGTTGATAGCTTTCTTCAACTGTTCCATCACCTTTAAATACAAATAACTTTTTAGCAATTTTATCTACAAAATATCTATCGTGAGATACAAAAATCAATGCTCCTTGAAAGTTTTGTAAATACTCTTCTAAAATATTAATTGTAGGGATATCTAAATCATTTGTTGGCTCATCAAGGATTAAGCAATCAACTTTTTTAGTAAATAAAAGTGCTAAGGCAACTCTATTTTTCTCTCCACCACTTAAAACACCAACTTTTTTATCTAAATATTCTCTAGGGAAAAGGAAGTTCTTTAAGTATCCAAATACATGCATAGTTCTTCCATCATCTAAAACAACTCTATCTCCACCATTTGGACAAAAAGTTTCCATAAGGTTTTTAGAATCATCAAGCATATCTCTTTGTTGATCGAAATATCCTATATTGAAATCACCTTTTTTAAGTCTTCCACTATCTATTTTCATTTTTTCCATAAAGATTTTAAGTAAAGTTGATTTTCCACTTCCATTTGGACCAACTATTGCAATAGTATCTTTTTGTAAAATTCTTGTAGTAAAGTCTTTTATTAGCTCTTTTTCTCCTAAAGATTTATAGATATTGTCTAACTCATAAAGCATTTTCTTTTTATTTTTTTGTTTTTCTTCACTATTAAATGACTTTTGCTCCCTTTGAAGTTCTAAAGACATTTTTTTAATAGCTGCAGGATTTGATTTTGCTTTTTTCTTTAAATCAAAGTATTCTGCTTTTCTTCTTTCATTTCTTTTCCTTCTCGCAGTAACACCTCTTTGCATCCAATGAGCTTCTCTTTTTACAAGTCTTAGTAAATTTTCATGGTCTTTTTGCATATTTTCTAACATTTGTTGTTTTTGTTCTAAATATGAAGAATATCCACCATTAAATCTTTTTAAGTCTCCCCCTTCAACTTCCACAACTGAAGTTGCAATATTATCAATAAAATATCTATCATGAGAGATGAAAAGTAGAGTAAAGTTGTTCTTTAAAAGAAGGCTTTCTAGAAACTCAACCATATAAACATCAAGGTGGTTTGTAGGTTCATCTAGAAGTAGTACATCAGGTTTTTTAAGAAGTAGTCCAGCTAAGCTAACTCTTCTTTGCTCACCACCACTTAGTAGATTTACATCTTTGTGTTCATACTGTTTTAGTTGAAACTCTTTTAATACTCTTTCTATAGTATTATCTAAATCCCATGCATTATGAAAATCAATATATGTAGCAAGTTCACTTTGTCTTTTTAAAAGCTCTTCATTGTCATAATCACTTGCAATTTTTAAAGTTAACTCTTCATACTCTTTTTTTGTACTTTTGATTTCTGCAAGTTGTTCTTCAATTGCATCTCTTACTTTTAGACCTGCTTTAAATTTTGGTTGTTGATCTAACATTTCTATTTTTAAAGACTTATCAATAGATATTTCTCCATTGTCAGGTTCAACTTGATTCATGATGATTTTAAAAAGTGTTGATTTTCCTTGTCCATTTTGACCAATTACAGCTATTCTTTGACCTTCTAATAAAGTGAAGTTTACATCTTTTAATATTGTTTTTACATCATATTGTTTTGAAATGTTTTGTAGGTCTATTAATGCCATGTATTTTTTAGTTCTCCTGAGATTTCATATCTATTTAAAGGCAGATATAATAGCTAAAAAGTAGTTAAAATTGCATATTATAAAGCTTTGCAATAATATACTATGAGAAGTGGATAAAATTTAGTAAAATATAGAAAAATATTAATAAGTTATAAAAATGGACAAATTTATATATAAAAATAGTCAATTAGGAATT belongs to Arcobacter sp. CECT 8983 and includes:
- the abc-f gene encoding ribosomal protection-like ABC-F family protein — its product is MALIDLQNISKQYDVKTILKDVNFTLLEGQRIAVIGQNGQGKSTLFKIIMNQVEPDNGEISIDKSLKIEMLDQQPKFKAGLKVRDAIEEQLAEIKSTKKEYEELTLKIASDYDNEELLKRQSELATYIDFHNAWDLDNTIERVLKEFQLKQYEHKDVNLLSGGEQRRVSLAGLLLKKPDVLLLDEPTNHLDVYMVEFLESLLLKNNFTLLFISHDRYFIDNIATSVVEVEGGDLKRFNGGYSSYLEQKQQMLENMQKDHENLLRLVKREAHWMQRGVTARRKRNERRKAEYFDLKKKAKSNPAAIKKMSLELQREQKSFNSEEKQKNKKKMLYELDNIYKSLGEKELIKDFTTRILQKDTIAIVGPNGSGKSTLLKIFMEKMKIDSGRLKKGDFNIGYFDQQRDMLDDSKNLMETFCPNGGDRVVLDDGRTMHVFGYLKNFLFPREYLDKKVGVLSGGEKNRVALALLFTKKVDCLILDEPTNDLDIPTINILEEYLQNFQGALIFVSHDRYFVDKIAKKLFVFKGDGTVEESYQPYTEYLEIEKELKELDSLEKESSKQDNNSSNIKLTNKEKKQTKLSYKDQRDYDSLPKDIEELEEKIEQINECLATPSCYEQKGIVAVSKELEEIEELYEQKVERFLELEELVESFNN
- a CDS encoding glycoside hydrolase family 3 N-terminal domain-containing protein, coding for MVQLFKLLLVFSFLFSSVSAKENYKAEEIKKLIGRTIILGFDSFSLNTQLKNDIKQYNLGGVILFSKKYKTKKIKNIKNPTQLKALTSSIQNYSDYKMFISIDQEGGKVQRLNKNNGFTSYPSAKEIAKKPENEIKTIYSKLAAELKEYGFNLNFAPVVDLNINKDNYVINKLERSYSKDSKEVSKIAQIFIEEQKKNSIFSVLKHFPGHGSSKADSHKGFVDISNTWNKEELTPYKNLINKDKVDFIMTAHVFNKQLDKNYPATLSYNINTKLLRERLNFKGLIVSDDLQMKAISNHYTLKQTLELAINSGVNILVFGNQLGNTRLETIVNTTYELIKENKIPLSKILESNRLINNLLLTNSI
- a CDS encoding TIGR02757 family protein, which translates into the protein MQSIKEILDKEVCSRNNNCELSYERPDPLLVASRYQDEYIILLCALFGYGKASLIVKFLDSLNFDLLNEKEEVIEKELDKFYYRFQNNEDVKTIFKTFRRMKQEDSLKNIFLETYKKDNDILESLDSLILRIHKVANYTSQGMTFLVSSPLKRKSQGDIKHIGNAPYKRWMMYLRWMVRSDNLDLGLWKEVDKKDLILPLDTHTFKVSQKLGLLDRKTYDLKSAILITEKLREFDIIDPIKYDFALYRIGQEKIIY
- a CDS encoding Na+/H+ antiporter NhaC family protein; this translates as MKSLFILAILPIALFAEGKDNAITYGALTLLPPLVAIVLAFVTRNVIFSLFMGIFTGTFMANISGANIFATFFSAFVDMSGKMVGSMADSWNAGIIMQVLTIGGMIAVITKMGGPRAIAEKLAQRAKTPATAQFYTWLLGFFIFFDDYANSLVVGPIMRPVTDKLKIAREKLAFIIDSTAAPIAGLALISTWVGYELSLIKDAYETIGQPEVNAFAVFVETLPYRFYNILMLAFVFISALSLREFGPMHTAAKRAFEKGELTDPKTDSTLMNQENSFMMPKDGVKYSIFNAIIPIAVLIVVAIVGFYMNGVSGLEGDTLKAVQADPYSFASIREAFGAADASIVIFEAALLASLVAIGMGLKQKVFSLHEAIETWVYGAKALVITAVILILAWSLSAVMKELGTAQYLVTMLSDSTPQFILPTIIFILGSIISFSTGTSYGTMGILMPLTIPLASAIGIHTGLEGTELHSYIVLNVGAVLTGAIFGDHCSPISDTSILSSMASSCNHMDHISTQLPYALFIGFVAIVCGYLPAAFGVPVYLLLPLGLVIIYLVIRFYGKPYMNN
- a CDS encoding GatB/YqeY domain-containing protein: MSLKQKLKDDLKLAMREKNIVKRDSIRAINTMIKQIEVDERKELSDEDVLKLIQKGIKQREESIAQYKEASRDDLVAKEQEQVDIFKEYMPKQLSDEELESSMKEIIAEVGATTVKDMGKVMGTASKKLAGVADGKRINEMTKKLLA
- a CDS encoding GGDEF domain-containing protein codes for the protein MERNINSIVKETLINIKKKGLDATPNEYHKEFCNVSKTYKFSVKECEQFKELISKLSKNEQIEIQSKGIQTFEDMIPILLNRVSKDNVNSLAKLFQEAVTPSISIDVDENLKNFSIKIGNSPALLFEEDIQKEMQEFITKRFEADKKVVKQKTSDIAKLLTLMGQYFNDAIHSSGKGSKEVSNIKTQIESIDMQKSTGFEELSELQTKLIDAALTIESEMSHVGEKLSSGKSEVESLEQKIKKLEEELDRTREQSAKDHLTGVLTRGAYEEAIKKIESQFDRNNTQFAIIFFDLDHFKKINDNHGHQAGDIILSTFAKVLNKNTREFDIVGRYGGEEFVAIVHFNLKRELLKYLKRIKTIINDNDFIYKQEKIHVTFSAGVAIRNNHSSYENAIQKADMLLYQAKEGGRNKIIIEDGTVI
- a CDS encoding SDR family NAD(P)-dependent oxidoreductase, producing MQNIFITGCSTGIGFQTALTLKENGYKVYASARKEEDVQKLVELGFDALKVDVTIKEDISKALEYILKKDEKLDAIFNNAGYGQPGAVEDISTETLKEQFETNLFGLHEATIQAMKIFRKQGFGKVIQHSSVLGIISLKFRGAYNASKYAIEGLADTMRQEVSHSNIYISTINTGPVTSKFRENALKKFNQNVDIENSFFTPTYKQELKKRLENDKDTTPFNLPATSVANVVLKIMQTQKPKPRYYVTKATHILGFAKRVLSTNLLDKLLNRI